A genomic region of Fretibacterium sp. OH1220_COT-178 contains the following coding sequences:
- a CDS encoding TRAP transporter permease, whose amino-acid sequence MRRDLGGRIERSPSPADRKRDPADLRTTAIFVLCIAMSLFHLYTAGIGLLQTPVQRAIHLGFVLVLTFLLHPLKGGWGRLDGILILCALAGTGYIALFFEPIALRGGKALPHEIVLGCLTMLTVLEAGRRALGRTLPLMGLAFLLYCRYGRYAPSIFMHRGYSLERIVQHMYLTTEGIFGVALGVSSTFIFMFILFGAFLSHSGGARLFNNLALSLAGKRPGGPAKMAIVASGLLGTINGSSIANVATTGAFTIPLMKEVGYTPEEAGAIEACASTGGQLMPPIMGAGAFVMSEFLSVPYIRILSAATVPALLYYAGLLTNVHLGARRAGMRGIGGEAPNVGAVLRADGHLLLPLLLIVAMLMSSYTPLKSAFWAIVLMVGISSLRRHTRMGPGLLARTLADGARSAVGTGIACAVVGFVVGGSSLTALGLTLSDNILDLAGGALPFALILSMGACLLLGMGLPTTANYIVTSTVVAPALVKLGVMPLAAHLFVFYFGIMADISPPICLASFTAAGIAKADATKTGIKALFLALSSFLLPYLFVYRPEILLEAGSPWDSLVAASGALVGVAALAVAVQGWWGRPLGVAMRIAAFILGLACFAPSPTLRIAAALAAAGLGCAVRSEKTSSAWERIRDPK is encoded by the coding sequence ATGCGCCGCGACCTTGGGGGACGGATCGAACGCAGTCCGTCCCCGGCCGACCGAAAAAGGGACCCTGCGGATCTCAGGACGACCGCGATCTTCGTCCTCTGCATCGCCATGTCCCTGTTCCATCTCTACACCGCGGGGATCGGCCTCCTCCAGACGCCCGTCCAACGGGCCATCCACCTGGGGTTCGTCCTGGTCCTGACCTTCCTGCTCCACCCGCTGAAGGGGGGATGGGGGCGGCTCGACGGTATCCTGATCCTCTGTGCCCTCGCCGGAACGGGCTACATCGCGCTCTTTTTTGAGCCCATCGCCCTGCGGGGAGGGAAGGCCCTGCCCCACGAGATCGTCCTGGGATGCCTCACCATGCTGACCGTCCTGGAGGCCGGCAGACGCGCTCTGGGAAGGACGCTCCCCCTGATGGGGCTGGCCTTCCTGCTCTATTGCCGCTACGGCCGTTACGCTCCGTCGATCTTCATGCATCGGGGCTATTCCCTGGAGCGGATCGTCCAGCACATGTACCTGACGACGGAGGGCATCTTCGGCGTGGCGCTCGGGGTCTCGTCCACGTTCATCTTCATGTTCATCCTCTTCGGGGCCTTCCTGTCCCACAGCGGAGGCGCCAGGCTCTTCAACAACCTGGCCCTTTCCCTGGCGGGAAAGAGGCCGGGGGGCCCCGCCAAGATGGCCATCGTCGCCTCGGGGCTCCTGGGGACCATCAACGGCTCCTCCATCGCCAACGTGGCCACTACCGGAGCCTTCACCATCCCGCTGATGAAGGAGGTCGGCTACACTCCGGAGGAGGCCGGGGCCATCGAGGCCTGCGCCTCCACGGGCGGCCAGCTCATGCCGCCGATCATGGGGGCCGGGGCGTTTGTCATGAGCGAGTTTCTGAGCGTCCCCTACATCAGGATCCTCTCGGCCGCGACCGTCCCGGCCCTGCTCTACTATGCGGGGCTTCTCACGAACGTCCATCTCGGGGCCCGCAGGGCGGGCATGAGGGGGATCGGCGGGGAGGCCCCCAACGTCGGGGCGGTGCTGCGGGCCGACGGACACCTCCTGCTTCCCCTCCTTCTCATCGTGGCGATGCTGATGAGCTCCTACACGCCGCTCAAATCGGCCTTTTGGGCCATCGTCCTGATGGTAGGCATCTCCTCACTGCGGCGGCATACCCGCATGGGCCCCGGTCTGTTGGCCCGTACCCTGGCGGACGGCGCACGCAGCGCGGTCGGCACCGGGATCGCCTGCGCCGTCGTGGGGTTCGTCGTCGGCGGAAGCTCCCTGACCGCCCTGGGACTGACGCTCTCGGACAACATCCTGGACCTCGCCGGGGGCGCTCTGCCGTTCGCCCTGATCCTGTCGATGGGCGCCTGCCTTCTTCTGGGCATGGGACTGCCGACCACCGCCAACTACATCGTGACCAGCACGGTGGTGGCCCCGGCCCTCGTCAAACTGGGAGTCATGCCGCTCGCCGCCCATCTGTTCGTCTTCTACTTCGGGATCATGGCGGACATCAGCCCCCCGATCTGCCTGGCCTCCTTCACGGCTGCGGGCATCGCCAAGGCGGACGCCACAAAAACGGGGATCAAGGCCTTGTTCCTCGCTCTCTCCTCCTTTTTGCTGCCCTATCTCTTCGTCTACCGCCCTGAAATCCTATTGGAGGCGGGGTCCCCATGGGACAGCCTGGTGGCCGCATCAGGAGCACTGGTCGGCGTCGCCGCCCTGGCCGTCGCCGTCCAGGGATGGTGGGGCAGGCCCTTGGGCGTCGCTATGCGCATTGCCGCCTTCATCCTGGGGCTCGCGTGTTTCGCCCCCTCCCCCACGCTGCGCATCGCCGCCGCATTGGCGGCGGCCGGGCTGGGATGTGCGGTTCGCTCCGAAAAGACAAGCTCCGCTTGGGAAAGGATAAGGGATCCCAAATGA
- a CDS encoding CobW family GTP-binding protein codes for MKILIVSGFLGAGKTTFIRDAARRIGGSIVVLENEFGEVGVDGDLLSDAPLEVVELAQGCICCSMKTDFLRAVAEIDSRFHPDALLIEPTGIGSLSLILASLSQDMGNGAVLARPVTLVDAEAFLDYLEIFGEFYRDQIVNASTLIVTKSEELPPEERERVFWSLADLNPKAEIVLPPYEELPREWWDRLLEPSGARCAVPAGNSAALSLESLGLRDLAFRSRDALEECLDRLGSGSFGRIHRIKGIAPAGEGWLRFDVARRRRTIGAWRAEKASSKMTLIGEDLDTAGIRKALSEFRAGTV; via the coding sequence ATGAAGATATTGATCGTATCCGGCTTTCTGGGGGCCGGGAAGACCACGTTCATCCGGGACGCGGCGCGCCGGATCGGCGGCTCAATCGTCGTCCTGGAGAACGAGTTCGGCGAGGTGGGGGTGGACGGGGATCTCCTGTCGGACGCCCCCCTCGAGGTCGTCGAGCTGGCCCAGGGCTGCATCTGCTGCTCCATGAAGACGGATTTCCTGCGGGCCGTCGCCGAGATCGACTCTCGTTTCCACCCCGATGCCCTCCTCATCGAGCCCACCGGGATCGGCTCCCTGAGCCTCATCCTCGCGTCCCTCTCTCAGGACATGGGGAACGGCGCCGTCCTCGCCCGTCCCGTCACGCTCGTCGACGCGGAGGCGTTTTTGGACTACCTCGAGATCTTCGGCGAGTTCTATCGCGATCAGATCGTCAACGCCTCCACCCTGATCGTCACGAAATCGGAGGAACTGCCACCCGAGGAGCGCGAGAGGGTGTTCTGGAGCCTGGCCGACCTGAACCCGAAGGCCGAGATCGTCCTCCCCCCCTACGAGGAGCTCCCTCGGGAGTGGTGGGATCGTCTGCTGGAGCCCTCCGGGGCGAGGTGCGCCGTCCCGGCCGGGAACTCCGCGGCGCTCTCGCTGGAGAGCCTGGGGCTGAGGGACCTGGCCTTCAGAAGTCGGGACGCCCTGGAGGAGTGCCTCGACCGTCTGGGCTCCGGCTCGTTCGGCCGGATCCATCGGATCAAGGGCATTGCCCCCGCAGGCGAAGGGTGGCTGCGCTTCGACGTCGCGCGCCGGAGGCGGACGATAGGGGCGTGGCGGGCGGAGAAAGCGTCCAGCAAGATGACGCTGATCGGCGAGGACCTGGACACCGCGGGAATCCGAAAGGCGCTGTCCGAGTTTCGGGCCGGGACCGTCTGA
- a CDS encoding TAXI family TRAP transporter solute-binding subunit, whose translation MKKFVLSLFVLALLLSATSAMAVQFVNVATGPTGGTYYPVGSAMAKIWTDHMKGIKASAQSTGGTMNNIQLLADEEAEAAFADGLYYDAYNGLESYKGKPQAFLRAAAPLYPEAIHLLVARDSGIETLQDLKGKRVSVGAVGGSTMLTAFHLLRLAGLDPEKDIVPENLGHADTVAAFADKRIDASVTIGAIGIASAVETTTVGTASLISIPQAIVGKICEETPYFSPITIPAGTYKNQPGPIETFSSPNILAVHARLDDDLVYGMTKALFEHKEDLVAVSARMSAMNPESVAQIKIPLHPGALRYYKEMGILQ comes from the coding sequence ATGAAGAAGTTCGTGCTTTCACTTTTTGTCCTTGCGCTGCTGCTCTCCGCCACAAGCGCCATGGCCGTCCAGTTCGTCAATGTCGCCACGGGCCCGACCGGGGGCACCTACTACCCCGTAGGCTCCGCCATGGCCAAGATATGGACGGACCATATGAAGGGCATCAAGGCCAGCGCCCAGTCCACCGGGGGAACCATGAACAACATCCAGTTGCTGGCGGACGAGGAGGCCGAGGCGGCCTTTGCCGACGGCCTCTACTACGACGCCTACAACGGACTCGAAAGCTACAAGGGCAAGCCTCAGGCCTTCTTGCGCGCTGCCGCCCCCCTCTATCCGGAGGCCATTCATCTGCTCGTCGCTCGGGACAGCGGCATCGAGACCCTTCAGGACCTGAAGGGCAAGAGGGTCTCCGTCGGCGCCGTGGGCGGCAGCACCATGCTGACGGCCTTTCATCTTCTGCGCCTGGCCGGCCTGGACCCGGAGAAGGACATCGTCCCGGAGAACCTGGGCCATGCAGACACCGTAGCGGCCTTCGCGGACAAGCGCATCGACGCCTCGGTCACCATCGGGGCGATCGGCATCGCCAGCGCCGTGGAGACCACCACCGTCGGGACGGCCTCCCTCATCTCCATCCCGCAGGCCATCGTCGGAAAGATCTGCGAGGAGACCCCCTACTTCAGCCCCATCACGATCCCCGCGGGCACCTACAAGAACCAGCCGGGCCCGATCGAGACCTTCAGCAGCCCCAATATCCTGGCGGTGCACGCAAGGCTGGACGACGACCTCGTCTACGGTATGACCAAGGCCCTTTTCGAGCACAAGGAGGACCTCGTCGCCGTCAGCGCGCGGATGTCGGCCATGAACCCGGAGTCGGTCGCACAAATCAAGATCCCCCTCCACCCGGGAGCGCTCCGCTACTATAAGGAAATGGGCATCCTGCAATAA
- a CDS encoding corrinoid protein has product MSKEEYLKQLSDCVLEMEDERVVTVAEEYVREGHSALDGINLGLVDGMNRAGLLYEQEEYFVTDLLLCSDAMYNGLDVLRPRLKAEAADTGEPIPCVIGVVQGDTHDIGKNLVKIMMETAGFTMHDLGRDVPIESFVDKAQEVGARLICLSTLMTTTMVGMQRVVELLKERGLHGKVKVMIGGGPVSQSFCDKISADAYTGNAMEAVRVAKLLLKGEPVPAS; this is encoded by the coding sequence ATGAGCAAGGAGGAGTATCTCAAGCAGCTTTCGGACTGCGTTCTGGAGATGGAGGACGAAAGGGTCGTAACGGTTGCGGAGGAGTACGTCCGAGAGGGACACAGCGCCCTGGACGGGATCAACCTCGGCCTGGTGGACGGCATGAATCGCGCGGGGCTGCTTTACGAGCAGGAGGAATACTTCGTGACGGACCTCCTGCTCTGCTCGGACGCCATGTACAACGGACTGGACGTCCTGAGGCCACGGCTGAAGGCCGAGGCCGCGGATACGGGGGAGCCGATCCCCTGCGTCATCGGGGTCGTGCAGGGGGACACCCATGATATCGGAAAGAATCTCGTGAAGATCATGATGGAGACGGCGGGGTTCACGATGCACGATCTGGGCCGGGACGTGCCCATCGAGTCCTTCGTGGACAAGGCCCAGGAGGTGGGCGCGCGTCTCATCTGCCTCTCCACCCTCATGACCACGACGATGGTCGGGATGCAGCGCGTGGTGGAGCTCCTGAAGGAACGCGGGCTCCATGGAAAGGTCAAGGTCATGATCGGCGGCGGGCCCGTCTCCCAGAGCTTCTGCGACAAGATCTCCGCGGACGCCTACACGGGCAATGCGATGGAGGCCGTCCGCGTGGCGAAATTGCTCCTGAAGGGCGAGCCGGTCCCCGCCTCCTGA
- a CDS encoding uroporphyrinogen decarboxylase family protein, which produces MNEKERLLGVLRGDPIREVPCICPGGMMNAIVVGLMDRCGIAWPEAHTDPVKMAELARAVYDHDMFENYGVPFCMTVEAEAMGAPVDMGNRECEPHVTDYVLSSVDRWEDLADPDPYRGRPGVVIRAIEELRRTGRDEVPIIGNLTGPLSLATSLVDPIDFYKSLRRKNEQAHALMRKVTHTLIRFGVAQTAAGADVLAISDPSGTGEILGARYFEEFAVRYLNELIRGVRRVFPELRFIVHICGRMKNVFGELRAVEANAFSFDAMVNLREARKQLAPRKVMGNVSSFGLVFASGERAEAMARAAINMGSDILAPACGLGTQSDIRSVQGLLRAARRNREEAPLSCTP; this is translated from the coding sequence GTGAACGAAAAGGAAAGGCTCCTCGGGGTGCTCCGCGGCGATCCCATCCGTGAGGTGCCCTGCATCTGTCCCGGCGGCATGATGAACGCCATCGTCGTCGGCCTGATGGACCGGTGCGGGATCGCCTGGCCGGAGGCCCACACGGATCCGGTCAAGATGGCCGAGCTCGCCAGGGCCGTGTACGACCACGACATGTTCGAGAACTACGGGGTGCCCTTCTGCATGACCGTGGAGGCCGAGGCGATGGGGGCCCCGGTCGACATGGGGAACAGGGAATGCGAGCCTCACGTGACGGACTACGTCCTGAGCTCGGTGGACCGCTGGGAGGATCTGGCCGATCCCGACCCGTACCGCGGGCGTCCCGGGGTCGTCATACGGGCCATCGAGGAGCTCCGGAGGACGGGAAGGGACGAGGTCCCCATCATCGGCAACCTGACGGGCCCCCTCAGCCTGGCGACGTCCCTGGTGGATCCCATCGATTTCTACAAATCCCTGCGGCGTAAAAACGAACAGGCCCACGCCCTGATGCGGAAAGTGACCCACACGCTGATCCGCTTCGGAGTCGCCCAGACGGCGGCCGGAGCGGACGTCCTGGCCATCTCCGACCCCAGCGGCACGGGCGAGATCCTCGGTGCGCGCTATTTCGAGGAGTTCGCCGTCCGATACCTCAACGAGCTGATCCGCGGCGTGCGCCGGGTCTTCCCCGAACTCCGCTTCATCGTCCACATCTGCGGCAGGATGAAGAACGTGTTCGGCGAGCTGCGGGCGGTGGAGGCCAACGCCTTCAGCTTCGATGCGATGGTGAACCTGCGCGAGGCGCGAAAGCAGCTGGCGCCCCGCAAGGTCATGGGCAACGTCAGCTCCTTCGGCCTGGTCTTCGCCTCCGGGGAGAGGGCCGAGGCCATGGCCCGAGCCGCCATCAACATGGGCTCGGACATTCTGGCGCCGGCCTGCGGCCTGGGTACGCAGTCGGACATCCGCTCCGTGCAGGGCCTCCTGAGGGCGGCCAGACGGAACCGGGAGGAGGCCCCCCTTTCATGCACGCCCTGA